In the Deltaproteobacteria bacterium CG11_big_fil_rev_8_21_14_0_20_42_23 genome, AGAGCTGCAATAATGGCAATGGCAGCATCGTCTAAACCTGCAAGCGCTGGAAAAAATGTTGTCAAAACTGGGCGAAACATCCACATGAATGCACACGTCGCAAACACAACAATGATCACGATTTCCTGAGGTCGAATTTTTCCCAAACGAACAAGTTCTCGTTCGATGATTTCTTTTCCAAGGGAAATATTTTTTATGCGTAAAGGGAAAACAATTTTTGTGAGCACAAACCAAACAGCAGGAATGAAAAGCAAAACCAAGGGAAGCGCAAATTGCATCCACGCACTAAAGCTGATGACATATCCATAGCGCTGCTGGAGAAATGCCGCCAACAAAGCGTTTGGTGGCGTTCCAATTAAAGTTCCAAGCCCACCAATAGAAGCAGAATAGGCAAGCCCCAACAAAAGGCAGAGCGAAAAATTTTTTTCATTTTCTTCTGAAAGCGCGCACGCTTCGTCTTCTTTCACCAGCTTGATAATGCTGCTTGCGATGGGCAACATCATCACCACCGTCGCTGTGTTTGAAACCCACATGCTCAAAAATGCGGTGATCCCCATAAAACCTGCAATAAGATGAGAGGGATTCGTGCCCACCCACTTCAACACCAGCAAGGCAAAGCGCTTGTGCAAATTCCAGCGCTGCATGCAAATGGCAATAAGGAAGCCACCCAAAAAAAGAAAAATTAAACGGTTTGCGTAAGGGCTGGCCGCATCTTGCAAAGGCATCACGTGAAAAAGGGGAAAGCACACCAGCGGAATGAGTGCCGTTGCCGCAACGGGAATCACTTCAAAAATCCACCACAGCGACATCCAAATCATA is a window encoding:
- a CDS encoding anion transporter gives rise to the protein MMFRVLFLSKGHFMKNIVITFRRFLMIAAPLVAFLIAFVPDLGSELSLSHSGRATIAIMIWMSLWWIFEVIPVAATALIPLVCFPLFHVMPLQDAASPYANRLIFLFLGGFLIAICMQRWNLHKRFALLVLKWVGTNPSHLIAGFMGITAFLSMWVSNTATVVMMLPIASSIIKLVKEDEACALSEENEKNFSLCLLLGLAYSASIGGLGTLIGTPPNALLAAFLQQRYGYVISFSAWMQFALPLVLLFIPAVWFVLTKIVFPLRIKNISLGKEIIERELVRLGKIRPQEIVIIVVFATCAFMWMFRPVLTTFFPALAGLDDAAIAIIAALLLFLIPAGRGKRLLEWQDTHELPWNVLILFGGGLSMAQAISVSGVSEFIGHIAENFSQFPLIVLMVVIVAIVIALTEMASNTATAAALLPIIASIAEGVGVSPLVLLVPAAVAASCAFMMPIATPPNALVYSSGKVRVTQMIKAGMCVHPIGISLITLLSYFALAFLLGGDLTVMP